Proteins encoded together in one Clostridiales bacterium window:
- a CDS encoding zinc ribbon domain-containing protein produces MKYYMIILLALLVILQAAWIFTDAKRRYERYYWLWGLFGLLNVPSSLIIYLIVTRHGNTTCGKCGASVPNSFKYCPNCGSSLKKLVCPNCGMPVNRKWIYCPNCSRKLKEG; encoded by the coding sequence ATGAAATATTATATGATCATATTGCTGGCTCTGCTTGTCATATTGCAGGCAGCATGGATTTTTACAGATGCTAAAAGGAGATATGAAAGGTATTACTGGCTGTGGGGTTTGTTCGGGCTTTTGAATGTTCCGTCGTCTCTGATAATATATCTTATCGTGACGAGGCATGGAAACACGACATGCGGAAAATGCGGCGCATCGGTACCGAATAGTTTTAAATATTGTCCAAATTGCGGCAGCAGTTTAAAAAAATTGGTATGCCCCAACTGCGGCATGCCGGTCAATAGAAAATGGATATATTGTCCGAATTGTTCAAGAAAATTAAAGGAGGGATGA
- a CDS encoding PLDc N-terminal domain-containing protein gives MFDNLSALEIIKLLMPLLIIQLALMIFSMYRLFKDKAKYLPKWAWFLIILLGEIIGSLAFLIFGREKD, from the coding sequence ATGTTTGATAATCTCAGCGCACTGGAAATAATAAAGCTATTAATGCCGTTATTGATAATACAGCTTGCGCTTATGATATTTTCAATGTACAGGCTTTTTAAGGACAAGGCAAAATATCTGCCCAAGTGGGCATGGTTTCTGATAATACTGCTTGGCGAAATCATAGGCTCCCTTGCATTTCTTATATTCGGAAGGGAGAAAGATTAG
- a CDS encoding ABC transporter ATP-binding protein produces the protein MIEVRNLTKRYGTIEVLKNISFKIESGSIYGFLGRNGAGKTTTMNILTGLSGYDAGEILVDNMNLGAIRRKIGGKIGYLPENPAFYNYMNPVEYLSFIADIRGMKNKDSQIGKLLEIVNLKDAAKKRIGRYSRGMRQRLGIASALLGDPEIVFLDEPTSALDPEGRLDVLDMILKLKKQGKTVFLSTHILNDAERVCDHLSIIDKGKIIISASLDELKKKYTLPIYDIEFEKACGEIKDKFSDISWIDSIKVKNNTASIYVNDIDKAKSRLIYETERLNNPVISFRIRESSLEDIFIRMVKHDAEI, from the coding sequence ATGATAGAAGTCAGGAACTTGACAAAGAGGTATGGCACAATCGAAGTTTTAAAAAATATAAGCTTCAAAATAGAGTCCGGGTCCATTTATGGTTTTTTAGGAAGAAACGGTGCGGGCAAAACGACTACGATGAATATACTCACAGGCCTTTCAGGCTATGATGCAGGAGAAATACTGGTGGATAATATGAATCTTGGTGCAATCAGAAGGAAGATAGGCGGAAAAATAGGATATCTTCCGGAAAATCCGGCTTTTTACAATTATATGAACCCTGTGGAATATTTAAGCTTTATCGCAGACATAAGAGGCATGAAAAATAAAGACAGTCAAATAGGAAAACTGCTGGAGATTGTAAATTTGAAAGATGCCGCAAAAAAGAGGATAGGCCGGTATTCGAGGGGGATGAGGCAGAGGCTTGGGATAGCTTCGGCTCTATTGGGCGATCCTGAGATAGTATTTTTGGATGAGCCTACATCTGCATTGGACCCTGAGGGAAGGCTCGATGTTCTGGACATGATTCTGAAATTAAAAAAGCAGGGAAAGACGGTTTTCCTGTCGACTCATATATTGAATGATGCAGAAAGAGTGTGCGATCATCTGAGCATTATCGATAAAGGCAAAATAATCATATCCGCAAGCTTGGATGAGCTAAAAAAGAAGTACACGCTGCCCATATATGATATTGAATTTGAAAAAGCTTGTGGAGAAATAAAAGACAAGTTTTCTGATATAAGCTGGATAGACAGCATAAAAGTAAAGAACAATACCGCAAGCATTTATGTTAATGATATCGACAAGGCCAAGTCAAGGCTTATCTATGAAACAGAAAGGCTGAACAACCCCGTAATCTCATTCAGGATAAGGGAAAGCAGCCTGGAAGATATATTTATAAGGATGGTGAAGCATGATGCCGAAATTTAA